From the genome of bacterium:
GCCGCCGCGGCGCGCCCGGTCCCCGCACGCCGTCCCGCCCTCGCGGGACGGCGGCGCGCCCCCGCCGTGGTGCCCGCTGAAGCCGCGCGGCCGCCGCGGGAGGGGGCCCGCAGCTGGAAGGCCCGCTCGTCGTACCACGCCCACCGGTATGTCGTGGGGCACCGCAGGTACACCGGCCCGTCGGTCCTTCGGCTCACCTCGTGAGGCGTCTCGCAGAAGATACAGCGGTAGAGAATACCCGGCATTTCCGTCCCTCCCCTAAAGCAGCTTGGTGCCGTTCATCTGCAGCCTGAACTGGCAGTGCAGCCACTCCGCCGCGCGCCGGCACATCACCATGCGCGGCAGGAAGATCTCGAAGTATTCCATCACCTGCGAGATCCGCGTGTCGATCGTCAGCTCGAGCGTGACGCTCCGCGCCGGCGCGTCCACGCGAAGAAACGAGTGCTCGACCGCGTAGTTCACCCGGTCGTGGATGTCGAACGTCGCGGGATCGGGGTTGCGCACGCGGGTCCGGTGCACGTCGGACTTGTCGGCGAGGATCAGCGCGGCGCACACGTCGCTCACCGGCTCGCCGGTCTGTTCCTCATGGTTGCCGATCGCCCCCATCACCACGGCCATGTCCATCGGGTCCATGCCGAGCCGGGTGAGAATGCGGCTCGCGAGCAGAGCGCCGGTCGCCTCGTGGCCCACACGCCCGACGAGATTGCCGATGTCGTGCAAATATCCGGAGATCGCCGCGAGCTGGACGAGGCGCTCGTCGTGGTCGAGGCGGCGCAGGATGTTGCCGGCGATATTGGCCACCAGCGTGGCGTGCCGGAAGCCGTGTTCGGTGTAGCCGATCGCGCCGGTGTATTCGTTCGCCTTGGAGAGGTAGGCTTCGACCTCGGGATCGCGCTTGACGTCGTCGAGCGCGACCGG
Proteins encoded in this window:
- a CDS encoding HD domain-containing protein — its product is MPEHAPSPGPAVPSAPGQPVALDDVKRDPEVEAYLSKANEYTGAIGYTEHGFRHATLVANIAGNILRRLDHDERLVQLAAISGYLHDIGNLVGRVGHEATGALLASRILTRLGMDPMDMAVVMGAIGNHEEQTGEPVSDVCAALILADKSDVHRTRVRNPDPATFDIHDRVNYAVEHSFLRVDAPARSVTLELTIDTRISQVMEYFEIFLPRMVMCRRAAEWLHCQFRLQMNGTKLL